Proteins encoded within one genomic window of Streptomyces sp. NBC_00523:
- a CDS encoding MFS transporter codes for MVREDTGRTGGRRGGYLAAAVVFAIGMAGTTLPTPLYGLYQKEIGFSELMVTVVFAVYAVAVISVLLVAGNYSDKVGRKPVLLAAMALSAASAGCFLLESGLPLLFVGRVLSGGAAGLLSGAATAAVIELAAPGQKARAGFAATAANMGGLGCGPLLSGVLAEYTPWPLSLPFWVHLGLVAVACLITWRLAETVAEPRRWPRLQPQGVSVPAEVKGVFVPASLAAFAGFALLGLFTAVAPSFATETLDVHNLAVTGAVVFSVFCASTIGQSLAPRIGARRALPLGCGVLIVGLLLVASSLLAKSLVLLVLGAVCGGIGQGLAFRAALTLVSEAAPAEHRGGTISAFFVVAYTGISLPVVGVGALATAVGLRDAGLVFTGCVVLLAAVSGTYAALRTPSEA; via the coding sequence ATGGTGCGTGAGGATACGGGACGGACGGGCGGGCGCCGCGGGGGCTACCTGGCGGCGGCGGTGGTCTTCGCCATCGGCATGGCCGGCACCACGCTGCCGACCCCGCTGTACGGGCTCTACCAGAAGGAGATCGGGTTCTCCGAGCTGATGGTGACCGTGGTCTTCGCCGTGTACGCGGTCGCGGTCATCTCGGTGCTCCTGGTCGCGGGCAACTACTCGGACAAGGTGGGCCGCAAGCCGGTGCTGCTGGCCGCCATGGCCCTGTCCGCCGCGAGTGCGGGGTGCTTCCTGCTGGAGAGCGGGCTGCCCCTGCTCTTCGTCGGTCGGGTGCTGTCCGGCGGCGCGGCGGGGCTGCTGAGCGGCGCGGCGACGGCGGCCGTCATCGAGCTCGCGGCGCCGGGGCAGAAGGCGCGCGCCGGGTTCGCCGCGACGGCCGCGAACATGGGCGGCCTGGGCTGCGGCCCGCTGCTCTCCGGGGTACTGGCGGAGTACACGCCCTGGCCGCTGTCCCTGCCGTTCTGGGTGCACCTGGGTCTGGTGGCCGTGGCGTGCCTCATCACGTGGCGGCTGGCGGAGACGGTGGCCGAGCCGCGGCGGTGGCCCCGGCTCCAGCCGCAGGGTGTCAGCGTGCCCGCCGAGGTGAAGGGCGTGTTCGTCCCGGCCTCGCTGGCCGCCTTCGCCGGTTTCGCGCTGCTCGGCCTGTTCACGGCTGTCGCGCCCAGTTTCGCGACCGAGACGCTGGACGTGCACAACCTGGCGGTGACGGGCGCGGTGGTGTTCTCGGTGTTCTGCGCCTCGACGATCGGGCAGTCGCTGGCCCCGCGCATCGGGGCGCGCCGAGCGCTGCCGCTGGGGTGCGGCGTGCTGATCGTGGGGCTTCTGCTGGTCGCCTCCTCGTTGCTGGCGAAGTCGCTGGTGCTGCTCGTCCTGGGTGCCGTCTGCGGGGGCATCGGGCAGGGGCTCGCCTTCCGGGCCGCGCTGACACTCGTGAGCGAGGCGGCCCCCGCCGAGCACCGGGGCGGCACCATCTCGGCGTTCTTCGTCGTCGCCTACACGGGGATCTCCCTGCCGGTGGTCGGCGTGGGCGCGCTGGCGACCGCGGTGGGGCTGCGCGATGCCGGGCTGGTCTTCACGGGCTGCGTGGTGCTGCTGGCGGCGGTGTCGGGGACGTACGCGGCACTGAGGACGCCGTCCGAGGCGTGA
- the manD gene encoding D-mannonate dehydratase ManD — MRIADAQVVVTSPGRNFVTLKLTTDDGVTGLGDATLNGRELAVVSYLTDHVVPLLTGLDPHRIEDTWQYLYRGAYWRRGPVTMAAIAAVDVALWDIKAKAAGLPLYQLLGGASRDRLATYGHANGRDIPELLDSVRQRLDEGYPAVRIQTGIPGLKAVYGVHTTDEQGERVLHQQTRPLVEDWDTDAYLRHTPAVFEAVRAEFGAGIPLLHDAHHRLTPIQAARLGKDLEPYRPFWLEDCTPTENQEALRLVRQHTTTPLATGEVFNTVYDYQTLITEQLIDYVRSAVTHFGGVTPLRKLFDFAAQYQIKSAIHGPEDISPVGMAAAIHLGYAVHNFGIQEYSGHNALTEEVFRHAYTFTDGFLHPGEAPGIGVELDEKLAAAHPYEQTYLPVNRLLDGTVHDW, encoded by the coding sequence ATGAGGATCGCCGACGCGCAGGTCGTCGTCACCAGCCCCGGCCGCAACTTCGTGACGCTGAAACTGACGACGGACGACGGTGTCACCGGTCTCGGCGACGCCACGCTGAACGGCCGCGAGCTCGCCGTGGTCAGCTACCTCACCGACCATGTGGTGCCTCTGCTCACCGGCCTGGACCCGCACCGGATCGAGGACACCTGGCAGTACCTCTACCGGGGCGCCTACTGGCGGCGCGGCCCGGTCACCATGGCCGCCATCGCCGCCGTCGACGTCGCCCTGTGGGACATCAAGGCGAAGGCCGCCGGACTGCCGCTCTACCAGCTGCTCGGCGGCGCATCCCGCGACCGCCTCGCCACCTACGGCCACGCCAACGGCCGCGACATCCCCGAACTTCTCGACTCCGTGCGGCAGCGGCTGGACGAGGGCTACCCCGCCGTCCGCATCCAGACGGGCATCCCCGGCCTCAAGGCCGTCTACGGGGTGCACACCACCGACGAGCAGGGCGAGCGCGTCCTCCACCAGCAGACCCGGCCTCTGGTCGAGGACTGGGACACGGACGCCTACCTGCGCCACACCCCCGCCGTGTTCGAGGCGGTACGCGCGGAGTTCGGCGCCGGGATACCGCTGCTGCACGACGCCCACCACCGCCTCACACCCATTCAGGCGGCCCGGCTCGGCAAGGACCTGGAGCCGTACCGCCCGTTCTGGCTGGAGGACTGCACCCCCACCGAGAACCAGGAGGCGCTGCGGCTGGTGCGCCAACACACCACCACGCCTCTCGCGACCGGCGAGGTCTTCAACACGGTGTACGACTACCAGACGCTGATCACCGAGCAGCTGATCGACTACGTGCGCAGCGCGGTCACCCACTTCGGCGGGGTCACCCCGCTGCGCAAGCTCTTCGACTTCGCCGCCCAGTACCAGATCAAGAGCGCGATCCACGGCCCCGAGGACATCTCCCCGGTCGGGATGGCCGCCGCCATCCACCTCGGCTACGCCGTGCACAACTTCGGCATCCAGGAGTACTCCGGCCACAACGCCCTCACCGAGGAGGTGTTCCGGCACGCGTACACCTTCACCGACGGCTTCCTGCACCCCGGCGAGGCGCCCGGAATCGGTGTGGAGCTGGACGAGAAGCTCGCGGCGGCCCATCCGTATGAGCAGACCTATCTGCCCGTGAACCGGCTCCTGGACGGCACCGTCCACGACTGGTGA